Part of the Mycolicibacterium mengxianglii genome is shown below.
AAAGGCAGAGCTGCCGGGCCGGTCGCTCCCGCGGGGGCACGGTTGACGGCGGTGTGGATGATCTCCAGCGGATTCGCCGTGCTCACCGGCCAGTCGCTTCCAGAAGCCAACAGCGCCCCGGCCCGCTGCAGGGAACCGAACGGGTACTGCCAGGCGGCTCGGCGGGTGCCGAGGAACGGGATGGTCAGAACGTCCATCTGGGCCTCATGCCTGGCCCAGAGCGGTTGCATGTTGGCGACCACTCCGAGTTCGGCGAACCGGGGGATATCGTCGGGGTGGATCACTTGAATGTGGGCCAGCGTGTGCCGAAGATCGCTGTCGCCGTTGGCCGCGCGGGCCGCCTCGACCGCATCGAGGGACTCGCGCACGGCGCGGTCACCCAAGGCGTGATAGTGCAGCTGGAAGCCCAGGGCGTCGAGTTGGATCGAGATCTCTTTGAGCGTGGTCGGGTCGACGAAACTTTTGCCCATGTTTTCACCGGGGCAGCCGCACGTATCAAGATAGGGCTCGAGCATTCCGGCGGTGAAGTTTTCGGCAACGCCGTCCTGCATGATCTTGACCGTGGTGGCGGCGAACCCACCGGCCAGCGCGCGCTCGCGCTTTGCGACGAGCTCGGGAATCTGCTCGAGCCCACGGTTGCGGTCCCACCACAGTGCGCCGACGACGTGTGCCTTCAGCACGCCGGATGCTGTGGCACGCAGGTACGAGTCGAGCGGGTCCGGGGTGTCGTTCGTGGCGCCGACGATGGCGTCCTGCCAGGCAGTCACCCCCCAGGAAAACAGTTGTTGCTGCGCAATTTTGAGCGCCTCATCCAAGTCGTGCTGGGTTGGCAGCGGAATGTGCCGGGCGACGAGGCCCATGGCGCCTTCCTGCAACGTCCCGATCGCGTGGCCGTCGGCGTCGCGTTCGATGCGACCGTCGAACGGGTCGGGCGTGGTGTCGTCGATTCCGCCGATTTCAAGGGCTTTCGTGTTGACCCAGGCGCCGTGCCCGTCGCGGTTGGGAAAGAACGCAGGCCGGTCAGCAACGATGGCGTCGAGCGCCGCTGCGGTCGGCAGCCCGCCGGGAAATGAGTCCATCGACCAGCCGCCGCCGCTGATCCACGGCAGCTCAGGATTGGCCGC
Proteins encoded:
- a CDS encoding amidohydrolase; its protein translation is MANGERMLITGGHVFTPAGIVEEPVLIENGVITVIGVDALTASGAVEIDAAGGLVSPGFQDSHIHPYHAGLDMIACDLTPYVTAEGYLTRIAEYAAANPELPWISGGGWSMDSFPGGLPTAAALDAIVADRPAFFPNRDGHGAWVNTKALEIGGIDDTTPDPFDGRIERDADGHAIGTLQEGAMGLVARHIPLPTQHDLDEALKIAQQQLFSWGVTAWQDAIVGATNDTPDPLDSYLRATASGVLKAHVVGALWWDRNRGLEQIPELVAKRERALAGGFAATTVKIMQDGVAENFTAGMLEPYLDTCGCPGENMGKSFVDPTTLKEISIQLDALGFQLHYHALGDRAVRESLDAVEAARAANGDSDLRHTLAHIQVIHPDDIPRFAELGVVANMQPLWARHEAQMDVLTIPFLGTRRAAWQYPFGSLQRAGALLASGSDWPVSTANPLEIIHTAVNRAPAGATGPAALPFLGEQALSLADALIAHSLGTAYLNHDEQRSGSIEVGKAADIVILDRDIFAAPVSEIGSASVIYTIIGGEIVYDATATLVSA